A window from Hoeflea sp. IMCC20628 encodes these proteins:
- the msrA gene encoding peptide-methionine (S)-S-oxide reductase MsrA, producing MTERAVLAGGCFWGMQDLIRKMPGVEDTRVGYTGGDVKNATYRDHGTHAEAIEISFDPNRISYRELLEFFFQIHDPSTPNRQGNDRGTAYRSAIYYTDEQQRQTALDTIADVDASGIWPGKVVTEVEPVGDFWEAEPEHQDYLERIPHGYTCHFVRPDWVLPKRDAAE from the coding sequence ATGACTGAGCGCGCAGTACTTGCCGGCGGATGTTTCTGGGGCATGCAGGATCTGATCCGCAAGATGCCCGGTGTCGAAGATACCCGTGTCGGCTACACCGGTGGCGATGTGAAAAACGCCACCTACCGCGACCACGGTACCCATGCCGAAGCCATCGAAATCAGCTTCGATCCGAACCGGATCAGCTATCGTGAATTGCTGGAGTTCTTCTTCCAGATCCACGATCCGTCGACGCCCAACCGTCAGGGCAATGACCGCGGCACCGCCTATCGTTCGGCCATCTATTACACGGATGAGCAGCAGCGGCAGACAGCACTCGACACCATTGCCGATGTCGATGCGTCGGGGATTTGGCCGGGCAAGGTGGTGACTGAAGTCGAGCCAGTGGGCGACTTTTGGGAAGCCGAGCCCGAGCATCAAGATTATCTCGAACGGATCCCGCATGGTTACACCTGTCATTTCGTCCGGCCCGACTGGGTGCTGCCGAAACGCGACGCCGCCGAATAG
- a CDS encoding alkylphosphonate utilization protein encodes MSDETRDSNGAVLADGDNVTLIKDLKVKGTSSTLKRGTMVKGIRLTGNPDEVECRVEKIKGLVLRTEFLKKA; translated from the coding sequence ATGAGCGACGAAACCCGGGATTCCAATGGCGCAGTGCTGGCTGACGGCGACAATGTCACCCTGATCAAGGATCTCAAGGTCAAGGGCACCTCCTCCACCCTCAAGCGCGGCACCATGGTCAAGGGCATCAGGCTCACCGGCAATCCCGACGAAGTCGAATGCCGGGTCGAAAAGATCAAGGGCCTGGTACTGCGCACCGAATTTCTGAAAAAGGCCTGA
- a CDS encoding cation:proton antiporter — protein sequence MMSQGLHLDLVALAILAAFIAYSLLSRAINRSILTLPIIFMCLGYALSEPLRMAAPPQVLDEGKRLLAEITLVLVLFADASHVQFSQLKQNWKLPARMLVIGLPLSILLGTLVTFLVSPEGGIAMALLTAAVLTPTDAALAQGVVTNASVPDELSETINVESGLNDGLVLPFVLLGAILASAGMMEAKTDGLAANAVTQIVLGPLAGIATGWVVARLMDMAQSRRLIAAAAEGVVFVAASFAAYVLAEVIGGNGFIAAFVAGMIFGNSYRHNLHFVREFMDGAGQILTMSSFLVFGALLLPEGLAHASVKTVVIAVLFLTLVRVGAIWLSLLGSGLKTREKLFLGWFGPRGLASILFTLVIMDEFDFPNEAELLACVAMTVALSILAHGLSSTPLAKWIGKR from the coding sequence ATGATGAGCCAGGGCCTGCATCTCGATCTGGTCGCCCTGGCAATTCTTGCCGCTTTCATTGCCTATTCGCTGCTCAGCCGGGCGATCAACCGCTCGATCCTGACTCTGCCGATCATTTTCATGTGCCTGGGCTATGCCCTGTCCGAGCCGCTGCGCATGGCCGCACCGCCGCAGGTTCTGGACGAGGGCAAGCGGCTGCTGGCGGAAATCACCCTGGTGCTGGTGCTGTTTGCCGATGCGTCACATGTGCAATTCTCGCAACTGAAACAAAACTGGAAACTGCCGGCGCGGATGCTGGTGATCGGCCTGCCGCTGTCGATCCTGCTCGGCACGCTGGTGACCTTTCTGGTCAGTCCCGAAGGCGGCATCGCCATGGCGCTGCTGACCGCCGCGGTGCTGACGCCGACCGATGCGGCACTGGCGCAGGGCGTTGTCACCAATGCCAGCGTTCCCGACGAGTTGAGCGAAACCATCAATGTCGAGAGCGGGCTCAATGACGGGCTGGTGCTGCCCTTCGTGCTGCTCGGCGCCATCCTGGCATCTGCCGGGATGATGGAAGCCAAGACCGACGGGCTGGCGGCCAATGCGGTGACGCAGATCGTGCTCGGCCCGCTGGCAGGCATCGCCACCGGATGGGTGGTTGCGCGGCTGATGGACATGGCGCAATCGCGCCGGCTGATTGCTGCGGCTGCGGAAGGGGTGGTGTTTGTGGCAGCAAGCTTTGCCGCTTATGTGCTGGCCGAAGTGATTGGCGGCAACGGCTTTATCGCCGCCTTCGTTGCCGGGATGATCTTTGGCAACAGCTACCGCCACAATCTGCATTTTGTCCGGGAATTCATGGATGGGGCCGGGCAGATCCTGACCATGTCGTCATTTCTGGTGTTTGGAGCGCTGCTGTTGCCCGAAGGATTGGCCCATGCCTCGGTCAAGACCGTGGTGATCGCGGTGCTGTTTCTCACACTGGTGCGGGTGGGGGCGATCTGGCTGTCGCTGCTGGGTTCCGGATTGAAGACCCGGGAAAAGCTGTTTCTAGGCTGGTTCGGCCCGCGCGGACTGGCCTCGATCCTGTTCACGCTGGTGATCATGGACGAGTTCGATTTTCCCAACGAGGCCGAGCTTCTGGCCTGCGTCGCGATGACCGTGGCGCTGTCGATCCTCGCCCATGGCCTCAGTTCGACACCGCTCGCCAAATGGATCGGCAAGCGGTGA
- a CDS encoding GIY-YIG nuclease family protein has product MTGYVYMLASRKGGTIYIGVTNDLGRRIPEHTAGTGSRFTSRYGVRRLVWYEEHFDIGVAIQREKSLKRWPRQWKIDLIEETNPDWFELFRGTGW; this is encoded by the coding sequence ATGACGGGGTATGTCTACATGCTCGCCAGCCGGAAGGGCGGGACGATCTATATCGGCGTGACCAATGATCTGGGGCGGCGAATTCCCGAGCATACGGCTGGGACCGGCTCGCGCTTCACCAGCCGTTACGGTGTGCGGCGGCTTGTCTGGTATGAAGAGCATTTTGACATTGGTGTTGCCATCCAGCGCGAAAAATCGCTCAAGCGCTGGCCGCGGCAGTGGAAGATCGATCTGATTGAAGAGACCAATCCGGACTGGTTTGAACTGTTTCGCGGCACCGGGTGGTGA
- a CDS encoding DUF6481 family protein translates to MKKQVRTTFTDRREDAMEAKKKLLEKLKAAPKADDPEVIARRAEREALVKAREIRHAERVRLKIEEEERQAVVAAAEAEAAYAAEHAERLAREADEKARAERAVADMAAMKEKRDKRYAARKAR, encoded by the coding sequence TTGAAAAAGCAAGTACGCACCACCTTCACCGACCGCCGTGAGGATGCCATGGAAGCCAAGAAAAAGCTTCTGGAGAAACTCAAGGCTGCGCCGAAGGCGGACGATCCCGAAGTTATCGCGCGACGCGCCGAACGCGAGGCTTTGGTCAAAGCGCGCGAAATCCGCCACGCCGAACGCGTGCGCCTGAAGATCGAAGAAGAAGAACGCCAGGCGGTGGTTGCCGCTGCCGAAGCGGAAGCCGCCTATGCGGCCGAACATGCGGAACGACTGGCCCGCGAGGCGGACGAAAAGGCACGCGCCGAGCGCGCCGTCGCCGATATGGCTGCCATGAAGGAAAAGCGCGACAAGCGCTATGCTGCGCGCAAAGCCAGGTAG
- a CDS encoding YdiU family protein — translation MSIAAFDFDNSYARDLEGFYVPWKGAEVPEPKMIRFNRELATQLGLDADALDSEAGAAIFAGHTAPEGATPLAMAYAGHQFGGFSPQLGDGRALLLGEVIATDGARRDIHLKGSGRTPFSRGGDGKAVLGPVLREYIIGEAMHALGVPTTRALAAVATGEQIMRQDGPEPGAVLARVASSHLRVGTFQFFAARGETDRLRQLADYAIARHYPELAGQPDRYLGLLKAVRDRQAALIAKWMLLGFVHGVMNTDNMTISGETIDYGPCAFIDGYDPATVFSSIDRNGRYAYGNQPKIAQWNLARLAETLLDLINPDDSEDAVRRAGEVINGFPLAYEREWLIGMCAKLGLSREEPEDMELATGLLAVLETQNADFTRVFRSLSSALAGNASATRALLANPAGFDVWLPLWQARLGREDGSLDDRAARMDRVNPVYNPRNHMVEAALVSATKGDLAPFERLVEVLADPFTERKGLEVFALGAPSDFGAYTTYCGT, via the coding sequence ATGAGCATCGCAGCTTTTGATTTTGACAATTCCTACGCCCGCGATCTCGAGGGTTTTTATGTTCCCTGGAAGGGCGCCGAGGTTCCTGAACCCAAAATGATCCGGTTCAACCGGGAGCTCGCCACCCAGCTTGGGTTGGACGCAGACGCGCTCGATAGCGAGGCCGGGGCTGCAATCTTTGCTGGCCACACGGCGCCCGAAGGTGCGACGCCGTTGGCGATGGCCTATGCCGGGCACCAGTTTGGCGGCTTCTCGCCGCAGCTTGGCGATGGCCGTGCATTGCTGCTCGGAGAAGTCATTGCCACCGATGGCGCGCGCCGCGACATCCACCTCAAGGGTTCCGGCCGGACGCCGTTTTCACGCGGTGGCGACGGCAAAGCGGTGCTTGGCCCGGTACTGCGCGAATATATCATTGGCGAAGCGATGCATGCGCTCGGCGTACCGACGACTCGGGCCTTGGCGGCAGTGGCCACCGGCGAACAGATCATGCGCCAGGACGGGCCGGAACCGGGCGCTGTGCTGGCGCGGGTAGCGTCAAGCCATTTGCGCGTCGGCACCTTCCAGTTCTTTGCCGCGCGGGGCGAGACCGACCGGCTGAGGCAATTGGCCGATTATGCCATTGCCCGGCACTATCCCGAGCTTGCCGGCCAGCCTGACCGCTATCTCGGGCTTTTGAAGGCCGTGCGCGACCGGCAGGCGGCGCTGATTGCCAAATGGATGCTGCTTGGCTTCGTTCACGGGGTGATGAACACCGACAACATGACGATTTCCGGCGAGACCATCGATTACGGCCCCTGCGCCTTCATCGATGGCTATGACCCGGCGACCGTGTTTTCCTCGATCGACCGCAATGGCCGCTATGCCTATGGCAACCAGCCGAAGATCGCACAGTGGAACCTGGCGCGTCTGGCCGAAACCCTGCTCGATCTGATCAATCCGGATGACAGCGAGGATGCGGTGCGTCGGGCCGGTGAGGTGATCAACGGCTTTCCGCTCGCCTATGAGCGGGAATGGCTCATTGGCATGTGCGCCAAGCTGGGGCTGAGCCGTGAAGAGCCGGAAGACATGGAGCTTGCCACCGGGCTGCTGGCGGTGCTGGAAACCCAAAATGCCGATTTCACCCGGGTGTTCCGCAGCCTGTCCTCGGCGCTTGCAGGCAACGCCTCGGCAACCCGGGCGCTGCTTGCCAATCCGGCAGGGTTTGATGTCTGGCTGCCGTTGTGGCAGGCCCGACTTGGGCGCGAAGATGGATCGCTGGACGACCGGGCAGCGCGGATGGACCGGGTCAATCCGGTCTATAACCCGCGCAATCACATGGTCGAGGCCGCACTTGTCTCTGCCACCAAGGGCGATCTTGCGCCATTTGAACGGCTTGTCGAGGTACTGGCCGATCCGTTCACCGAGCGGAAGGGATTGGAAGTCTTTGCACTCGGCGCGCCGTCGGATTTTGGTGCGTACACAACCTATTGCGGCACCTGA
- a CDS encoding DUF4145 domain-containing protein, with protein MEIGFNEDCPDSVLPFLEEARNVYPKSARCAAAMLRLAMQQLCIELGEKGKNINDDIGSLVKKGLDPRITKALDIVRIVGNGAVHPGEINFADNDETVLELFKLIDVITTAMISQPKKIDELFEKLPEGPREAVKKRDGE; from the coding sequence ATGGAAATTGGATTCAATGAAGATTGCCCGGATTCAGTTTTACCGTTCCTCGAAGAAGCCCGAAACGTCTACCCAAAATCAGCCCGTTGTGCCGCAGCGATGCTACGACTTGCAATGCAGCAACTATGTATTGAATTGGGCGAAAAAGGTAAAAACATCAATGACGATATCGGGTCTCTTGTTAAGAAGGGCTTAGATCCCCGCATAACAAAAGCGCTCGATATAGTGCGCATTGTTGGAAACGGGGCCGTACACCCAGGAGAAATCAACTTTGCTGACAATGATGAGACAGTCTTAGAGCTATTCAAGCTCATTGATGTCATCACGACGGCTATGATTTCCCAACCCAAGAAAATTGACGAACTGTTTGAAAAGCTGCCTGAAGGCCCCCGCGAAGCAGTGAAGAAACGCGATGGCGAATAG